The following is a genomic window from Neofelis nebulosa isolate mNeoNeb1 chromosome 12, mNeoNeb1.pri, whole genome shotgun sequence.
AGGGAAATGTTCAGACAATGAAAATGTCCGCGTTCCCTATTTAAGAGCCATGCTTCGAGGCCGTGCTCAGAGAACCTCGGCCCGAGGTCCCCCAGCCGCCCAGGTCAGCATGCCCAGCAGCCCCCTCGGCTTCCCCATGGCTCTCCTGCGCCCTCTGCTGACCGCCCTGGCGCTGCTCACCTGCCGCCCTGGAGGCTCTCTGGGCTGTGCCCTGCCTGGGAGCCACGCGCAGGTTAGCAGGGACAACTTGGTGCTCCTGGGCCAGATGCGGAGACTGTCCCCTTTCTTGTGCCTGCGGGCCAGAAAAGACTTCCGCTTCCCGCTGGAGATGCTGGAGGGCGGCCAGCTCCGGGAGGCCCAGGCCGCCGCCGCCGTCCTGCGGGAGCTGCTCCAGCAGACCTTCAACCTGTTGCACACGGAGCGCTCCTCGGCGGCCTGGAGCCCCGCGCCGCTGCACGGACTCCGCTCTGGCCTCCACCTGCAGCTGGAAGCCCTGGATGCCTGCTTGGTGAATCCTCAGGAAAGGgtaggagtgggggaaggaagaaaagccaagTTCCCAAGTTTGATCTTGGCCCTGGATCATGGCCAGCAGGGGGCGAA
Proteins encoded in this region:
- the LOC131490757 gene encoding interferon omega-1-like, which produces MKTKKGSKSGGKCSDNENVRVPYLRAMLRGRAQRTSARGPPAAQVSMPSSPLGFPMALLRPLLTALALLTCRPGGSLGCALPGSHAQVSRDNLVLLGQMRRLSPFLCLRARKDFRFPLEMLEGGQLREAQAAAAVLRELLQQTFNLLHTERSSAAWSPAPLHGLRSGLHLQLEALDACLVNPQERVGVGEGRKAKFPSLILALDHGQQGANFPVRVLFSH